In the genome of Chryseobacterium arthrosphaerae, one region contains:
- a CDS encoding pyridoxal phosphate-dependent aminotransferase → MPNISNRALHMPASPVRKLVPFALQAKQKGIKVYHLNIGQPDIETPETALNALKNIDLKVLEYALSEGNIEYRKALTEYYHSLGFSDLTPDNFIVTNGGSEALNFAISTLCDEGDEVIIPEPYYANYNGFTSTFDVNVVAVPSTIDTGFALPPIEEFEKKITEKTRAIVICNPGNPTGYLYTREELQKLAEIALKYDIVVISDEVYREYVYDGKQQISMLEFPELSENCIIIDSESKRYSMCGVRIGCMVTRSQKIRNAAMLFAQARLSPVLLGQIAATAAHQNDGPYIRAVREEYTHRRNVLVDLLNAIPGVICPKPRGAFYCVAELPVDDTEKFAQWLLEKYSLNNETIMVAPAGGFYSDPELGKKQVRIAYVLKEEDLKRSAEILKEALKKYREEFSL, encoded by the coding sequence ATGCCAAATATTTCAAACAGAGCACTGCATATGCCGGCATCACCGGTAAGAAAACTGGTTCCCTTTGCGTTACAAGCAAAACAAAAAGGAATAAAAGTATATCACCTTAATATCGGACAGCCTGATATTGAAACTCCGGAAACGGCTTTGAATGCCTTAAAAAATATTGATTTAAAAGTATTGGAATATGCACTTTCTGAAGGTAATATTGAATACAGAAAAGCCCTTACAGAATATTATCATTCATTAGGATTTTCGGATCTTACTCCTGATAATTTCATCGTTACCAATGGAGGGTCTGAAGCGCTTAATTTTGCTATTTCCACTTTATGTGATGAGGGAGACGAAGTGATTATTCCTGAACCTTACTATGCCAACTACAACGGTTTTACCAGCACCTTTGATGTAAATGTTGTAGCTGTACCATCTACTATTGATACTGGTTTTGCCCTTCCTCCTATTGAAGAATTTGAGAAAAAGATTACAGAAAAGACAAGAGCAATCGTGATCTGTAACCCGGGGAACCCTACAGGATATCTGTACACCCGTGAAGAACTTCAGAAGCTTGCGGAAATTGCTTTAAAATATGATATCGTTGTGATCTCTGACGAAGTATACAGAGAATATGTATATGACGGAAAACAGCAGATATCAATGCTGGAATTCCCTGAACTGAGCGAAAACTGCATCATCATCGATTCTGAGTCTAAGCGTTATTCCATGTGTGGAGTAAGAATCGGATGCATGGTGACCCGTTCTCAAAAAATCCGTAATGCAGCTATGCTTTTTGCACAGGCGAGATTAAGCCCGGTTCTTTTGGGACAGATTGCCGCTACAGCTGCACACCAGAATGACGGACCTTACATCAGAGCTGTAAGAGAAGAATATACCCACAGAAGAAATGTATTGGTAGATCTCCTGAATGCAATTCCTGGGGTGATCTGTCCTAAACCGAGAGGAGCTTTCTATTGTGTGGCAGAACTTCCGGTAGATGACACAGAAAAATTTGCCCAGTGGCTGCTTGAAAAATATTCCCTTAATAACGAAACAATCATGGTAGCTCCTGCAGGAGGTTTCTACAGTGATCCGGAACTGGGGAAAAAACAGGTAAGAATAGCTTACGTTCTGAAAGAAGAAGATTTAAAAAGAAGTGCTGAGATTCTTAAAGAAGCTTTAAAAAAGTACAGAGAAGAGTTCAGCCTATAA
- a CDS encoding GEVED domain-containing protein: protein MTINLFSRVVPAIALLSATTMMAQNYQTMPVASGYTADVIANGIGSSANSTNNDVDGVSYAFVAKDFQLTSTSPAITYGIPVDGIINSVVAGTPGLSYVLGNLSGNNSLRLVAANDSGTLTFTTPKPAFTLYMLSTSGSGTSTVNITVNFTDGSSQVFSNISLSDWYGGNNFAIQGIGRIKITTDALESSTSDPRLYQNALVIDAANQAKPIQSVTVTKASGSGYPNIFAFSADVYSDCTPPVLQTVSGITADSAFISWTGPTNAASYDVYHSTSSTIPSSTVSPTYPNVAGTSTTIGSLNSNTTYYYWVRTNCSSATSQSAWSFGGTFKTACSTFTTPYTENFDTTTTGSSSSTNAPSCWAYLESASFSGYGYVNASTTNSYSAPNAYYLNNSTATSGSQMLVSPPTTNLSNGNKRVRFYAKGGSSNYTLLVGTLSNPADPASFNQIGAPVALTTSFAQYTVNIPAGSDLQLAFKHGLGGTSRGIYIDNITVQDIPTCLEPTAVTSSNVTMNSATIGWTVPASVPANGYEVYYSTTNTAPDATTVLNASNSTTSSTTSAPLNSLSADTNYYAWVRSVCSGSDKSIWSELTAFRTGYCLPSSSNQNSWLSAFTSTGSLIDMAYSSGSSVAGGYQNLTATNNKIINAPGATTSVSFTAGGPTCGIGVWVDWNNNLTFEASERMFVTNTYITNTSGTITVPAGTPVGNYRMRVVTDYNSTAPSNPCTAIVRGEFIDFTFEVATSLSTSETALKKKEISVYPNPFKDVLYISDMKDVKSVTVTDVAGRVVKTIDNPSKELQLGELNSGLYLVTMNFKDGSKSTVKAIKK, encoded by the coding sequence ATGACAATAAATTTATTTTCTAGAGTAGTACCTGCTATTGCTCTGTTATCTGCCACTACAATGATGGCTCAGAATTATCAAACCATGCCGGTTGCTTCAGGCTATACTGCTGATGTAATTGCAAATGGTATAGGTTCTTCAGCAAATTCTACGAATAATGATGTAGATGGGGTTTCTTATGCTTTTGTAGCCAAGGATTTTCAGCTGACCTCCACAAGTCCTGCGATTACCTATGGTATTCCGGTGGACGGAATTATTAATTCTGTAGTGGCAGGAACTCCGGGACTTAGTTATGTTTTGGGAAATTTAAGTGGAAATAACTCGCTAAGACTGGTTGCTGCCAATGACAGCGGAACGCTTACTTTCACCACTCCTAAACCTGCTTTTACATTGTATATGCTTTCTACCAGTGGAAGTGGAACATCTACAGTGAACATAACGGTTAATTTTACGGATGGAAGCAGCCAGGTATTTTCTAATATAAGTCTTTCTGACTGGTATGGCGGAAACAATTTTGCCATCCAAGGAATCGGAAGAATTAAAATAACTACAGATGCTTTAGAATCCAGTACTTCAGATCCGAGACTTTATCAAAATGCATTGGTAATAGATGCAGCGAACCAGGCAAAACCTATACAAAGTGTGACGGTAACTAAGGCAAGTGGTTCAGGTTATCCTAATATTTTTGCTTTTTCAGCAGATGTCTATTCAGACTGTACTCCTCCAGTATTGCAGACTGTTTCCGGTATCACTGCTGATTCTGCCTTTATTTCATGGACAGGGCCTACCAATGCGGCAAGCTATGATGTGTATCACAGCACGTCCAGTACCATACCTTCCAGTACAGTATCTCCTACCTATCCAAATGTAGCAGGCACAAGTACAACTATAGGAAGTCTCAATTCAAATACAACCTACTATTATTGGGTAAGAACCAACTGTAGTTCTGCTACAAGCCAGAGTGCATGGTCTTTTGGCGGAACATTTAAAACGGCTTGTTCTACTTTCACTACACCTTATACGGAGAATTTTGACACTACAACTACAGGCTCTTCAAGTAGTACAAATGCTCCAAGCTGCTGGGCGTACCTGGAAAGTGCATCATTTTCGGGCTATGGATATGTAAATGCATCAACAACAAACAGCTATTCGGCACCTAATGCCTATTATCTGAATAATTCAACAGCTACCAGCGGCAGTCAGATGCTGGTTTCACCTCCAACGACGAACCTTTCAAACGGAAACAAACGTGTAAGGTTCTATGCAAAAGGAGGATCAAGTAACTATACCTTATTGGTAGGGACTTTATCAAATCCTGCAGATCCTGCTTCTTTTAACCAGATTGGAGCTCCTGTTGCTTTAACGACTTCTTTTGCGCAGTATACTGTTAATATCCCGGCAGGTTCAGATCTGCAGCTGGCATTTAAACATGGTTTAGGAGGCACTTCCAGAGGTATTTACATTGATAATATTACAGTTCAGGATATTCCAACGTGTTTAGAACCTACTGCTGTTACTTCATCCAATGTGACAATGAATTCAGCAACTATCGGTTGGACGGTACCAGCTTCAGTTCCTGCAAACGGATACGAAGTATACTACAGTACAACGAATACTGCACCCGATGCTACCACTGTGCTGAACGCTTCCAATTCTACAACTTCTTCCACAACCTCCGCTCCGTTGAATTCATTATCTGCAGATACAAATTATTATGCATGGGTAAGGTCTGTATGCAGTGGCAGCGACAAGAGTATCTGGAGTGAGCTTACTGCCTTCAGAACAGGGTATTGTCTGCCTTCATCTTCCAATCAGAATTCATGGCTTTCTGCTTTCACTTCTACGGGAAGTCTTATAGATATGGCTTATTCATCAGGTTCCAGTGTGGCAGGTGGGTATCAAAACCTGACAGCAACTAATAATAAGATCATCAATGCTCCGGGAGCTACTACTTCAGTATCCTTCACCGCCGGAGGTCCTACATGCGGAATCGGTGTTTGGGTAGACTGGAATAATAACTTAACTTTTGAGGCTTCAGAAAGAATGTTTGTTACTAACACTTATATAACAAATACTTCAGGAACTATTACTGTGCCTGCGGGAACACCGGTAGGGAATTACAGAATGAGAGTGGTGACTGATTATAACAGTACAGCTCCGTCAAACCCGTGTACGGCTATTGTAAGAGGTGAATTCATTGATTTTACATTTGAAGTGGCTACTTCCTTATCAACTTCAGAAACGGCGTTGAAGAAAAAAGAAATCAGTGTATATCCTAATCCTTTCAAAGATGTTCTGTATATTTCAGATATGAAAGATGTGAAATCTGTAACCGTTACAGATGTTGCAGGAAGAGTGGTGAAAACTATTGATAATCCGTCAAAAGAACTTCAGTTAGGAGAATTGAACAGCGGTTTATATCTGGTGACGATGAACTTTAAAGATGGTTCAAAATCAACAGTAAAGGCTATTAAGAAATAA
- a CDS encoding DUF1801 domain-containing protein, protein MQIQAVSIEDYISKIPEERQDAFRKLFETIHNNLPEGFEENLSYGMLGWGVPLKTYPAGYHCTPGTPLPFINLASQKNFTALYHMGLYSTPELLDWFVAEYPKHSKRKLDMGKSCVRFKKADDIPFELIAELSRKMTPEDWIRVYESQYKK, encoded by the coding sequence ATGCAGATCCAGGCAGTTTCCATTGAGGATTATATTTCAAAGATCCCTGAAGAAAGACAAGACGCTTTCAGAAAACTTTTTGAAACCATTCATAACAATCTTCCGGAAGGTTTTGAAGAAAACCTCAGTTACGGAATGTTAGGCTGGGGTGTTCCATTGAAAACTTATCCGGCAGGGTATCACTGTACTCCGGGAACACCTTTGCCTTTTATCAATCTGGCGTCCCAAAAAAACTTTACAGCGCTGTATCATATGGGACTTTATTCTACCCCTGAGCTTTTGGATTGGTTTGTAGCGGAATATCCGAAACATTCGAAGAGAAAACTGGATATGGGTAAATCCTGTGTCCGTTTCAAAAAAGCAGATGATATCCCTTTTGAACTGATTGCTGAACTGAGCCGGAAAATGACACCGGAAGACTGGATCAGAGTTTATGAATCTCAGTATAAGAAATAG
- a CDS encoding TolC family protein: protein MVLPGMTGTLKAQEKELLSFEEYLSLVGNKNLSYASRKYNVSIAEAAIQTAGMFPDPQLEVETSNNGVNKNMGYVYGTSIGWTLELGGKRKARINLAKNQSELSKIQLQDFFRNLRADASLGYIDALRSKAMLEVQQDSYQNILQLAKSDSIRYRLGTISLVTSKQSKLEAASLLNEVYQAESAEQQSLTNLAVFLSDHRFTGRNVDGDFNAFNRDFNIDDLILQALNERADLLAAKQNTQVAKSQISLEKANRVLDLGISAGAEHHTEATNEIAPSPTVNAVKLGFSIPLKFSNRRNAGLKIAEMAHSQAEVEYQQIEQGIQAEVMQAYQQYSATQKQVKQFHNGMLTEAKSILEGITYSYKRGESSILEVLSAQRTYNGIRKDYYQALADNAAALIELERRVGIWDIQF from the coding sequence ATGGTATTACCTGGCATGACAGGTACTCTAAAAGCGCAGGAAAAAGAACTTTTATCTTTTGAAGAATATCTGAGCCTTGTCGGAAATAAAAACCTCAGCTATGCTTCCCGGAAATATAATGTAAGTATAGCTGAAGCGGCCATCCAGACTGCAGGTATGTTTCCTGATCCGCAACTGGAAGTGGAAACCAGCAACAACGGAGTGAATAAAAATATGGGCTATGTCTACGGAACCTCCATTGGCTGGACGCTGGAACTGGGCGGAAAAAGGAAAGCCAGAATAAATCTTGCCAAAAATCAGTCGGAGCTCAGTAAAATACAGCTGCAGGATTTCTTCAGAAACCTTCGGGCAGATGCAAGTTTAGGATATATTGATGCTTTACGGTCCAAAGCTATGCTGGAAGTACAGCAGGATTCGTATCAAAACATTCTGCAGCTGGCAAAATCAGACAGCATCCGGTACAGGCTGGGAACAATATCTCTGGTAACCTCAAAGCAGAGCAAATTAGAGGCTGCTTCTCTTCTGAACGAAGTATATCAGGCTGAAAGTGCCGAACAACAGTCTCTGACCAATTTGGCTGTATTTCTTAGCGATCACCGGTTTACCGGCAGAAATGTGGATGGGGACTTTAATGCTTTCAACAGAGATTTTAACATTGATGACCTTATTCTGCAGGCGTTGAATGAGCGTGCAGATTTACTGGCAGCTAAACAAAACACACAGGTTGCCAAAAGCCAGATCAGTCTTGAAAAGGCCAACCGTGTGCTGGATTTAGGCATCAGTGCCGGAGCAGAGCACCACACCGAAGCCACGAATGAAATTGCTCCTTCCCCTACCGTAAATGCTGTAAAGTTAGGATTCAGTATTCCCCTTAAATTTTCAAACAGAAGAAATGCAGGGCTGAAAATCGCTGAAATGGCTCATTCACAGGCCGAAGTAGAATATCAGCAGATTGAACAGGGAATACAGGCTGAGGTCATGCAGGCTTATCAGCAATATTCAGCAACCCAGAAGCAGGTGAAGCAGTTTCACAATGGTATGCTCACAGAAGCTAAAAGCATCCTGGAAGGAATTACTTACAGCTACAAACGGGGGGAAAGTTCCATTCTGGAAGTTCTGAGTGCCCAGAGAACCTACAACGGAATAAGAAAAGACTACTATCAGGCACTTGCGGATAATGCGGCAGCCCTCATAGAGCTGGAGCGCAGGGTGGGAATCTGGGATATTCAGTTTTAG